From Vreelandella neptunia, the proteins below share one genomic window:
- a CDS encoding DUF3413 domain-containing protein: MIYRLLHRWRWLGAWTLVNLLLTWMISLRYVGYIQPEGAEQWGYLLMVFLGHLSLLVWLGALPMFLLATLLRGIGLWLMTTLWASGLQLLLLLDTFVYAQYRFHLSGFILDLLLNAGGDVFSFSWVAWVLAVGGVLGMLTVQGGLGLLFKRRPPSRPVGAMLVVSLLALLGVHGWHAWADAHYDRDITGMTRHVPVFYPATAKRFFVKQGWVDPQAVRDRVDLEATEGTAQDLVYPSAPLSCSPSASSDNLLLVLLDALRHDMLTPEVMPNLYRYANQPGWFRAREHISGGNSTKAGVFSLFYGLPVTYWDAFTASQTPPVLMERLEAADYRFQVLSSATLVSPAFDRNVFAGLKDVSLEPAKGEPWERDQQITDAWLAWMDKEDAKSGERPFFGFLFYDAVHGYSHPPDFPRFTPYWEHINHMSLGPDFDPEPYWNRYRTAARYVDQQLGRVLDDLERRGRLEDTAIVITADHGESFNEHGKNYWGHGSNYTPEQVQVPLVMHLPGRSGGALERRTHHADIAPTLLEELLDCESAPQHYTLGQSLLDAEPHRDWMLSGSYMGYGILMPDYQVAVHPTGAFEVYDYRMNELDDIKLQPRVSNEVLRALSRFYR; this comes from the coding sequence ATGATTTATCGACTCCTGCACCGGTGGCGCTGGCTTGGCGCCTGGACCCTGGTCAACCTGCTGCTTACCTGGATGATCTCGCTGCGCTATGTCGGCTATATCCAGCCCGAGGGGGCCGAGCAGTGGGGCTACCTGCTGATGGTTTTCCTCGGCCATCTCTCGCTGCTGGTATGGCTGGGAGCTTTGCCGATGTTCCTGCTGGCCACGCTGTTGCGCGGCATCGGACTATGGCTGATGACCACCCTATGGGCGAGTGGCCTGCAGCTGTTGCTGCTGCTTGATACCTTCGTCTACGCTCAGTATCGCTTCCACCTGAGCGGCTTCATCCTCGACCTGCTGCTCAACGCCGGGGGAGACGTGTTCAGCTTCTCATGGGTCGCCTGGGTACTGGCCGTCGGTGGCGTGCTGGGTATGTTGACAGTGCAGGGTGGTCTCGGTCTGCTGTTCAAACGACGTCCTCCTTCACGGCCTGTGGGCGCAATGCTGGTAGTGAGCTTGTTGGCCCTGCTGGGGGTTCACGGTTGGCATGCCTGGGCGGATGCCCACTACGACCGCGACATCACCGGCATGACTCGTCATGTGCCGGTCTTTTATCCGGCCACTGCCAAGCGCTTCTTCGTCAAGCAAGGGTGGGTCGACCCCCAGGCGGTACGCGATCGGGTAGATCTCGAGGCGACGGAGGGAACGGCACAGGATCTGGTCTACCCCTCCGCGCCGCTGAGCTGCTCGCCGTCGGCGTCTTCCGACAACCTGCTGCTGGTGCTGCTGGATGCTCTGCGTCACGACATGCTTACACCTGAAGTGATGCCGAATCTTTACCGGTACGCCAATCAACCCGGTTGGTTCAGGGCGCGTGAGCATATCAGTGGCGGCAACTCCACCAAGGCCGGCGTCTTCAGCCTATTCTATGGCCTGCCAGTCACCTACTGGGATGCATTTACTGCCAGCCAGACGCCTCCGGTGCTGATGGAGCGATTAGAGGCTGCCGATTACCGCTTTCAGGTTCTCTCTTCGGCGACGTTGGTGAGCCCTGCCTTTGACCGTAACGTTTTTGCCGGTCTCAAGGATGTCTCGCTGGAGCCAGCAAAGGGCGAGCCCTGGGAGCGCGACCAGCAGATCACCGATGCTTGGCTAGCCTGGATGGACAAAGAAGATGCAAAGTCAGGTGAGCGGCCGTTCTTTGGTTTCCTGTTCTATGACGCCGTGCATGGCTACAGCCATCCGCCAGACTTTCCGCGGTTCACGCCCTATTGGGAGCATATCAACCACATGAGCCTGGGGCCTGACTTTGATCCCGAGCCTTACTGGAACCGCTATCGCACGGCAGCGCGCTATGTGGATCAGCAATTGGGACGTGTACTCGATGACCTGGAGCGCCGTGGGCGGCTTGAGGATACTGCGATAGTGATTACTGCCGACCACGGAGAGTCCTTCAACGAACATGGCAAGAACTACTGGGGACATGGCAGCAACTACACGCCGGAGCAGGTTCAGGTTCCGCTGGTGATGCATTTGCCGGGACGATCCGGTGGGGCGCTGGAGCGGCGAACGCACCACGCCGATATCGCACCGACGCTGCTCGAGGAACTGCTCGACTGTGAATCGGCTCCTCAACATTACACCCTGGGGCAAAGCCTGTTGGACGCCGAACCCCATCGCGACTGGATGCTTTCGGGCAGCTACATGGGTTATGGCATCCTGATGCCCGACTACCAGGTGGCCGTGCATCCCACAGGGGCCTTCGAGGTCTATGACTACCGCATGAACGAACTCGACGATATCAAGCTCCAGCCCCGGGTGTCGAACGAGGTACTCAGGGCGCTGTCGAGGTTCTATCGCTAA
- a CDS encoding MFS transporter encodes MPSPRRVWLAVAAMFFLNGGLFGTWASRIPTVAEHHNLDGGWLGLLLLVLASGALISFPLAGRASDTFGAARATLAIAVAYTLALVMIACAFNLWLTAAALFLFGAGHGAMDVTMNSWAGEAERFIAKPVMSSFHAMWSLGAGVGAAAGYMAVSLDLSLLTHFSLIGITMYVSTILLGSIGWQSETRPRAAGAKRFPLPHGVLLWVGIIALCASLGEGAIADWSALFLVTVTSATTAQGAIGYAVFSLAMVIMRLIGGGVISRLGPATAARFAGCSAALGVLLAVLPANFMAALLGFFFLGIGYALIMPLAFSRAANDPDTPPGVAIASVATLGYGGMLLGPPLIGFTAHFVTLHYAFGILGLLALFIVFIAPSLERF; translated from the coding sequence ATGCCTAGTCCTCGACGCGTCTGGCTCGCTGTCGCCGCCATGTTCTTTCTCAACGGTGGCCTGTTCGGTACCTGGGCTTCGCGCATTCCCACGGTGGCGGAGCACCACAACCTGGATGGCGGCTGGCTCGGCCTACTGCTGCTCGTGCTTGCTTCCGGCGCTCTGATTTCGTTTCCGCTGGCTGGCAGGGCGTCGGATACTTTTGGCGCCGCGCGCGCGACACTCGCCATTGCGGTCGCCTATACCCTTGCCTTAGTGATGATCGCTTGCGCTTTCAATCTCTGGTTGACGGCTGCTGCACTGTTTCTCTTCGGTGCCGGCCATGGTGCCATGGATGTCACCATGAACAGTTGGGCCGGCGAGGCGGAGCGTTTCATCGCAAAGCCGGTCATGTCATCGTTTCACGCCATGTGGAGTTTGGGGGCGGGAGTCGGCGCCGCTGCGGGCTATATGGCAGTCAGCCTGGATCTGTCGCTGCTTACGCACTTTTCGCTCATCGGCATCACAATGTACGTAAGCACGATTTTGCTGGGGAGCATCGGCTGGCAGTCTGAAACGAGGCCGCGCGCGGCGGGTGCGAAGCGCTTTCCGTTACCCCATGGGGTGCTACTTTGGGTCGGCATCATCGCCCTTTGCGCCTCTCTGGGCGAAGGCGCCATTGCCGATTGGAGTGCTCTGTTTCTGGTCACCGTCACCTCGGCGACCACAGCCCAGGGAGCCATAGGCTACGCGGTATTCTCGCTGGCAATGGTCATCATGCGTTTGATCGGGGGCGGCGTAATTTCCCGGTTAGGCCCGGCGACCGCTGCACGCTTCGCCGGGTGTTCGGCCGCCCTTGGCGTACTGCTTGCCGTGCTTCCCGCCAATTTCATGGCAGCGCTGCTTGGCTTTTTCTTCCTCGGTATCGGCTACGCACTCATCATGCCCTTGGCCTTTTCGCGGGCAGCGAACGATCCCGACACACCCCCCGGCGTTGCTATCGCCAGTGTGGCGACCTTGGGCTATGGCGGCATGCTTCTCGGGCCGCCGTTGATTGGCTTTACCGCCCACTTTGTCACGCTGCACTATGCCTTCGGGATACTTGGCCTTCTGGCGCTGTTCATCGTATTCATTGCGCCATCTCTTGAGCGCTTCTAG
- a CDS encoding DeoR/GlpR family DNA-binding transcription regulator produces MLNVPETRQQQLLARLANGEQLIAQDLAVEFEVSLDTIRRDIIALEQQGKAQRVRGGAVATAPASPPLQYRVEAPSQAIDAIAARASNFINHADTLLLDGGATVLALAERLQPKSGLLVMTPSPWVAVACQKNGVEVFMLGGQLGVRGGVNVGDTALLAAANLYADIAILGACGLDAEFGLSADDLQEAYLKHAMSRAAKSTLVLASREKIGRRARHRAVAIEDIDCLITDAEAVEVKEFGSSAMEVVHA; encoded by the coding sequence ATGCTTAACGTTCCCGAAACCCGGCAGCAGCAGTTATTGGCCAGGCTTGCCAACGGCGAACAACTGATCGCGCAAGACCTTGCGGTTGAGTTCGAAGTGTCGCTGGACACCATTCGCCGAGACATCATTGCACTTGAACAGCAAGGCAAAGCACAACGGGTTCGAGGCGGCGCGGTTGCAACTGCGCCAGCTTCACCTCCCTTGCAGTATCGGGTTGAGGCCCCGTCACAGGCCATTGATGCCATTGCCGCCCGGGCTTCGAACTTCATTAACCACGCCGATACCCTACTGCTTGATGGCGGCGCCACGGTACTCGCGCTCGCCGAGAGACTACAGCCAAAATCGGGGCTGCTGGTAATGACGCCCTCCCCTTGGGTCGCGGTGGCCTGCCAAAAAAATGGCGTCGAGGTCTTTATGCTGGGGGGGCAGTTGGGCGTGCGCGGCGGGGTCAATGTCGGTGATACTGCGCTACTTGCCGCTGCCAACCTCTATGCGGATATCGCCATACTCGGCGCCTGCGGTCTGGATGCCGAATTTGGACTCAGCGCTGACGACCTGCAGGAAGCGTACCTCAAACACGCCATGTCCCGGGCGGCGAAGAGCACCCTGGTGCTGGCCTCTCGTGAGAAAATTGGACGACGCGCACGGCATAGAGCAGTCGCTATCGAAGATATTGATTGCCTGATCACTGATGCAGAGGCGGTAGAAGTGAAGGAGTTTGGTAGCTCAGCCATGGAGGTTGTGCATGCCTAG
- a CDS encoding MFS transporter: protein MSRYLPSLLERNSPFNVIGTGLLIVASTYGLSRYTYGLFVPAIRDDFNLDQAKVGAIGSASYLGYLLATLVSPILVRRFSPRLPIILGGMTATLGMLLVALAGNPLWLALGVTLAGCSPGLAYPPLSDAIKQLCRADKRSRYYAIINSGTSFGVMVSGPLALIAGSRWQLAWLCFAFIALTATLWNLLIMPGSTRGTAHHTSSLEEHSDRLPACQEPMLMLLRRKLKDKLVRRLLLGALLFGLVTSVYWTFSVELIAGNNRLSETSSVIFWMIVGIAGVAGGLAGDLVTRFGLARILKWATLAIATSIASLTVASEGMLMLTISAVVFGATFILITALYGIWSVYCFPEAPSLGFGLTFFLISAGQLVSPSLAGVGADLWKMTGVFQVTAIVCLGILLLLPTQDVRSI from the coding sequence ATGAGCAGGTACCTGCCCAGCTTACTCGAGCGAAACTCCCCCTTTAATGTTATCGGCACTGGTCTCTTGATTGTGGCTTCTACTTACGGACTGTCACGCTATACCTATGGCCTGTTTGTGCCTGCCATAAGAGACGATTTTAATTTAGACCAAGCAAAAGTGGGCGCGATCGGTAGTGCCTCCTATTTGGGGTATCTACTGGCAACGCTGGTCAGCCCAATACTGGTGCGCCGTTTTAGTCCCCGCCTGCCGATTATATTGGGGGGGATGACGGCGACGCTGGGTATGCTGTTAGTCGCACTGGCAGGCAACCCGCTGTGGTTAGCACTGGGGGTGACACTTGCCGGCTGTAGTCCAGGGCTGGCCTATCCACCGCTTTCCGATGCCATCAAGCAACTGTGCCGCGCTGACAAACGGAGTCGCTACTACGCCATCATTAATTCAGGCACCAGTTTTGGGGTAATGGTATCTGGCCCCCTGGCACTCATTGCCGGCTCTCGCTGGCAACTGGCTTGGCTGTGTTTTGCGTTTATCGCGCTGACAGCCACGCTATGGAACCTGTTGATAATGCCGGGCTCTACGCGCGGCACTGCTCACCATACATCCTCCCTTGAAGAACACTCAGATAGGTTGCCTGCTTGCCAGGAGCCCATGCTGATGCTGCTGAGACGCAAATTGAAGGATAAATTGGTGCGTCGCTTACTACTGGGCGCGCTGTTATTTGGGCTGGTAACCTCCGTTTACTGGACGTTTTCTGTTGAATTGATCGCAGGAAACAATCGCCTTTCTGAAACAAGCAGCGTGATCTTTTGGATGATTGTCGGCATTGCCGGTGTGGCGGGTGGATTGGCCGGCGACCTGGTAACTCGTTTTGGGTTGGCTAGGATATTGAAATGGGCAACGCTGGCCATTGCTACCTCAATAGCCTCACTTACCGTTGCGAGTGAAGGCATGCTGATGCTCACCATATCGGCAGTGGTGTTTGGCGCCACGTTCATATTAATCACCGCGCTATACGGCATTTGGAGTGTCTATTGCTTTCCTGAAGCCCCCTCTCTAGGTTTTGGGCTAACCTTCTTTCTTATTTCCGCAGGTCAACTGGTATCGCCTTCCCTCGCCGGGGTGGGAGCAGACCTTTGGAAAATGACAGGTGTGTTCCAGGTGACCGCCATCGTCTGTCTCGGGATCTTGCTGTTACTGCCCACCCAGGACGTTCGGAGTATTTGA
- a CDS encoding TetR/AcrR family transcriptional regulator: MMMNPLPASRPRERIIEAASRLFFRQGYCSTGINQIISESGVAKASFYSHFPSKETLAIAWLKQREEVWIRQLKEQIAQHASADRRIAAMYSMWYDQIREEGYRGCGFINMAGEFSNEESPIRAVVRDHKNRVRQLIANYVLNEYRAVMKPSEFEELVTVIYSLFDGAIIQAQNFMQDWPIEAALKASIKMLAQYRAP, translated from the coding sequence ATGATGATGAATCCATTGCCGGCCTCCCGGCCACGCGAGCGTATTATTGAGGCCGCTAGCCGATTGTTTTTCCGTCAGGGCTATTGCTCGACGGGCATCAATCAGATTATTAGTGAGTCCGGCGTCGCTAAGGCCAGCTTTTATAGCCATTTCCCGAGCAAAGAGACCCTCGCTATCGCCTGGCTAAAGCAACGCGAAGAAGTTTGGATACGCCAGCTTAAGGAGCAAATTGCCCAGCATGCATCGGCCGATAGGCGTATCGCCGCTATGTATAGCATGTGGTACGACCAGATCCGCGAAGAAGGTTATCGTGGTTGTGGGTTTATCAATATGGCCGGTGAGTTCAGCAATGAGGAAAGCCCGATTAGAGCCGTCGTGCGTGATCACAAGAATCGCGTACGACAACTTATCGCCAATTATGTGCTGAATGAATATCGGGCCGTGATGAAGCCTAGTGAATTCGAAGAGTTAGTGACGGTTATCTATTCGCTTTTTGATGGCGCCATTATACAAGCGCAGAATTTTATGCAGGATTGGCCTATTGAGGCTGCATTGAAGGCTTCCATCAAAATGCTTGCTCAGTATCGTGCGCCATGA
- a CDS encoding AraC family transcriptional regulator, with protein MLECMPSEHLALPQRAELQEVVLQLFTHHSITEPLLVPAVAEPLLVMVLSGSAIVEERSLDGDWEMAQVQAGDFYLTSTASPYEMRWQAREGNTFEVMHLYLAHSLVDKAYRHLLGSQATPISFLDISAGQDDLVRMLLEQMRRELVDRREPSSLFVSSLAQALAVHLVRTYRAPKITGRRNNALQAYKLRRVIDRMNQRLAEAFSLADLADAAQLSEYHFSRLFKQAMGLSPSQYFIRLRMGRARQLLLHTDRSIIDIGMEVGYSNPSHFSQVFRHKVGISPSAYRRPPEHC; from the coding sequence ATGTTGGAATGTATGCCGAGCGAGCATCTGGCACTGCCGCAGCGAGCTGAGTTACAGGAAGTGGTACTGCAACTATTCACGCATCACAGCATCACGGAACCGCTGCTGGTTCCAGCCGTAGCCGAGCCGCTCTTGGTGATGGTGCTGTCCGGTTCCGCCATCGTCGAGGAACGCTCTTTGGACGGTGATTGGGAAATGGCGCAGGTACAGGCGGGGGATTTCTACCTCACCAGCACTGCATCACCGTATGAGATGCGCTGGCAGGCCAGAGAAGGCAACACTTTCGAAGTGATGCATCTGTATCTCGCTCATTCGCTGGTCGATAAAGCATACCGTCACTTACTGGGCAGCCAGGCCACCCCGATCAGCTTTCTAGACATCTCCGCCGGACAAGATGATCTGGTGCGGATGTTGCTCGAACAAATGCGCCGGGAGCTGGTCGATAGGCGCGAGCCCAGCTCACTTTTCGTCAGCAGTCTTGCCCAGGCACTGGCTGTTCATCTTGTCCGCACTTATCGCGCCCCAAAGATCACGGGTAGGCGTAACAACGCGCTGCAGGCCTACAAACTGCGCCGTGTCATCGACCGTATGAACCAGCGCTTGGCCGAAGCCTTCTCCCTGGCGGACTTGGCTGATGCGGCGCAGTTGAGCGAATACCATTTCAGTCGGCTGTTTAAGCAGGCGATGGGGCTGTCGCCGTCACAATACTTCATCCGTCTGCGCATGGGCCGCGCGCGTCAACTGCTGTTGCACACCGACCGTAGCATCATCGATATCGGGATGGAGGTTGGTTATTCGAACCCTAGCCACTTCTCGCAGGTATTCCGCCACAAAGTCGGTATCTCCCCAAGCGCCTATCGCCGTCCGCCGGAGCACTGTTAG
- a CDS encoding SDR family NAD(P)-dependent oxidoreductase, translating into MTDSINVVPQEVEGKVALVTGAASGIGKAIALLLNARGAKVIAEDINPFVGELARPGLVPLVADITQDGAAESAVALAVEQFGRLDILVNNAGIIINKLVQDMTREDWERIQAVNATAAFLHCREAVKAMKPNKSGAIVNIASYASYFAFPAIAAYTASKGALAQLTRTLALEVIEHGIRVNAVGVGDVVTNILNDVMEDGPGFLAQHGKGAPIGRAAQPEEIAEVVAFLASERASFMVGSFVMADGGMTVMAG; encoded by the coding sequence ATGACTGACAGCATAAACGTTGTCCCGCAGGAAGTTGAAGGCAAGGTCGCGCTGGTAACGGGCGCTGCCAGCGGTATCGGCAAAGCCATTGCTCTGCTGCTGAATGCACGTGGCGCTAAGGTCATCGCTGAGGATATCAACCCCTTTGTCGGAGAACTGGCCCGGCCGGGGCTGGTGCCTCTAGTGGCCGACATCACCCAAGACGGTGCCGCTGAGTCGGCAGTGGCTCTGGCGGTGGAGCAGTTCGGCCGACTCGATATTCTGGTGAACAACGCTGGTATCATCATTAACAAGCTGGTGCAGGACATGACGCGGGAAGACTGGGAGCGTATTCAGGCCGTGAACGCGACGGCGGCGTTTCTGCATTGCCGCGAAGCCGTGAAAGCGATGAAGCCGAACAAGTCCGGCGCGATCGTCAATATCGCCTCTTATGCCTCTTACTTTGCCTTCCCGGCCATTGCGGCATACACCGCATCGAAGGGCGCTCTAGCCCAGTTGACCCGCACGCTGGCGCTTGAAGTCATCGAGCACGGTATCCGTGTGAACGCCGTCGGGGTGGGCGATGTCGTTACCAATATCCTCAACGATGTCATGGAAGACGGCCCTGGCTTTCTGGCCCAACACGGTAAGGGCGCACCCATTGGTCGTGCGGCACAACCGGAAGAGATCGCTGAAGTGGTCGCCTTCCTAGCGTCAGAGCGCGCGAGCTTCATGGTCGGCTCTTTCGTCATGGCCGACGGCGGCATGACCGTCATGGCAGGCTGA
- a CDS encoding SRPBCC family protein, giving the protein MIYSTATVPVNPAGETTLTRTLAWQGLVLKARDARLFLPEGLCTRCDVVEESATHFVREATIAGTNLREIITLKPESKVTFFQATGPREGAIINELFEDEAGALQLRFYCYLGLRGKEPGGTEEQAEQAQFDSDKGYKAALLSTLKRTRELIADGKL; this is encoded by the coding sequence ATGATCTACTCGACCGCTACTGTCCCGGTGAACCCGGCAGGGGAAACCACTCTGACCCGCACGCTGGCCTGGCAAGGCCTGGTGCTCAAGGCCCGCGACGCCCGCCTATTCTTGCCCGAAGGCCTATGCACCCGCTGCGACGTCGTAGAGGAAAGCGCGACGCACTTCGTGCGAGAAGCCACCATCGCCGGCACCAATCTGCGCGAGATCATTACCCTGAAGCCGGAAAGCAAGGTCACCTTCTTCCAGGCCACGGGGCCCCGAGAAGGCGCCATCATCAACGAACTGTTCGAGGACGAGGCGGGGGCGCTCCAGCTTCGCTTTTACTGCTACCTCGGCCTGCGCGGCAAAGAGCCGGGCGGCACTGAGGAGCAGGCCGAACAGGCCCAGTTCGACAGCGACAAGGGCTACAAGGCCGCCTTGCTATCGACGCTCAAACGCACCCGCGAATTGATCGCGGACGGCAAGCTCTGA
- a CDS encoding SDR family oxidoreductase: MTILVTGATGTVGRHVVEQLIKRDADVHVLVRDTSKANFPASVGVVQGDLLDVDSLRNAFSGISTLFLLNAVVPDEYTQALIALNLAREAGIERIVYLSVIHSDLYVNVPHFAGKYGVERMIEQMGFNATILRPAYFIENDLTIKEVITGYGIYPMPIGSKGLAMVDTRDIGEVAALELLRREQSAVPLPIKRINLVGPDTLTGQDIAAIWTDVLGRPIAYPGEDTAAFEQNLLQHMPSWMAYDMRLMSERFITEGMLPDTGDVDRLTALLGRPLHSYREFATQVAASV, from the coding sequence ATGACCATTCTCGTTACCGGCGCAACCGGCACTGTCGGTCGCCACGTTGTCGAACAACTCATCAAGCGCGATGCCGATGTCCACGTGCTCGTCCGCGATACCTCGAAAGCCAACTTTCCGGCGAGTGTTGGCGTCGTCCAGGGTGATCTGCTCGACGTGGACTCGCTACGCAATGCCTTCTCCGGCATCTCGACGCTCTTTTTGCTCAACGCGGTGGTGCCCGACGAGTACACCCAGGCGCTGATCGCGCTTAATCTCGCCCGTGAGGCCGGCATTGAGCGAATTGTCTACCTCTCGGTCATCCACAGCGATCTGTACGTCAATGTGCCGCACTTTGCCGGCAAGTATGGTGTGGAGCGCATGATAGAGCAGATGGGCTTTAACGCCACCATCCTGCGACCCGCTTACTTCATCGAGAACGATCTGACCATCAAGGAGGTAATCACCGGGTACGGCATTTACCCAATGCCGATCGGCAGTAAGGGCCTTGCGATGGTCGACACGCGTGACATCGGCGAGGTCGCCGCCCTCGAGCTCCTGCGCCGCGAACAGTCAGCCGTACCGCTACCGATCAAGCGAATCAATCTCGTTGGCCCCGACACACTAACCGGTCAGGACATTGCCGCTATTTGGACTGATGTACTTGGTCGCCCCATCGCCTATCCGGGTGAGGATACCGCCGCGTTCGAACAGAACCTATTGCAGCACATGCCGAGTTGGATGGCTTACGACATGCGCCTGATGAGTGAGCGTTTCATCACCGAGGGGATGCTCCCCGATACCGGTGACGTTGACCGGCTGACTGCCCTTCTGGGTCGCCCCCTTCACTCTTATCGCGAATTCGCCACCCAGGTCGCGGCCTCAGTCTGA
- a CDS encoding SRPBCC family protein has protein sequence MKSTKTLILTSLADESRDNHSDGNSGDPAAHRAARPGIAVTLECFIPGEIKDVFDFVAAQDVLPKILTGYGLVPGVASTSDISGPWNRPGSTRTVHLLDGSTVREGLTHYDRPDFFAYRVSDPSFSLKHLMSHACGQWWFVALEGGTQAKWAYTFHARNGLAAIPLRLFVGTQWKGYMKVCLNNIVDHFNAA, from the coding sequence ATGAAAAGCACTAAGACACTAATCCTGACTTCCCTGGCCGACGAGTCGCGCGATAACCATTCGGATGGGAATAGTGGTGACCCTGCTGCCCATCGCGCCGCACGGCCGGGAATCGCCGTCACGCTAGAGTGCTTTATTCCTGGCGAAATCAAAGACGTTTTCGACTTCGTTGCTGCACAGGACGTACTGCCTAAGATCCTCACGGGTTATGGGCTCGTGCCAGGTGTGGCGTCGACTTCGGACATTTCTGGCCCCTGGAACCGGCCCGGCTCGACACGCACCGTACACCTTCTCGATGGCAGTACCGTGCGCGAAGGCCTCACGCATTACGACCGCCCAGACTTTTTCGCCTACCGCGTCAGCGACCCGAGCTTTTCGTTGAAGCACCTGATGTCGCATGCATGCGGCCAGTGGTGGTTCGTGGCCTTGGAAGGCGGAACGCAAGCTAAGTGGGCCTATACGTTTCACGCAAGAAACGGTCTGGCGGCGATTCCGCTCAGGCTTTTCGTAGGCACCCAGTGGAAGGGATACATGAAGGTCTGCTTGAACAACATCGTCGACCATTTCAACGCCGCGTGA